One Candidatus Woesearchaeota archaeon DNA segment encodes these proteins:
- a CDS encoding 60S ribosomal protein L31 codes for MADETLTRTYTVPLRRGYAETPRYKRTNKAVSVLRAFLVRHMKSENIKLGAQLNELLWAKGIKNPPPRVKITATKDAEGVVRAELEGVAYKDFKQQEKKEEPKSAKEKLQAAVKGAKGDKKEEAPAKANAKTTAETKPTEIKTETKPATPVEKEAPKAEAKTDKPNAEKQEAVKKPVASQTEAKTNKPDAETQKTVEKPAVTKEAKAEEKEATQKVKPEVKAEDKKK; via the coding sequence ATGGCAGATGAAACATTAACACGAACCTACACCGTACCTCTTAGACGAGGATATGCAGAAACACCACGTTACAAGCGAACTAATAAAGCTGTTTCTGTACTTCGGGCATTTCTTGTACGACATATGAAATCCGAAAACATCAAATTAGGCGCACAACTTAATGAATTACTTTGGGCAAAAGGAATTAAGAACCCGCCCCCTCGAGTAAAAATTACTGCAACTAAAGATGCTGAAGGTGTCGTACGAGCAGAACTTGAAGGTGTAGCTTACAAAGACTTCAAACAACAAGAGAAAAAAGAAGAGCCAAAATCTGCTAAAGAGAAATTACAAGCAGCAGTGAAAGGCGCAAAGGGCGACAAAAAAGAAGAAGCACCAGCGAAAGCAAATGCAAAAACTACAGCTGAAACTAAGCCAACAGAAATAAAAACAGAAACTAAACCTGCAACTCCTGTAGAAAAAGAAGCTCCTAAAGCAGAAGCAAAAACTGACAAGCCGAACGCAGAAAAGCAGGAAGCTGTTAAGAAGCCTGTTGCTTCACAAACTGAAGCTAAAACTAATAAGCCAGATGCAGAAACACAAAAAACTGTTGAAAAGCCAGCAGTAACAAAAGAAGCAAAGGCAGAAGAAAAGGAAGCTACTCAAAAAGTTAAGCCCGAAGTTAAAGCAGAAGACAAAAAGAAATAA
- a CDS encoding 50S ribosomal protein L39e — protein sequence MARVIPPAKKKRLAKLGRQTRWAPFWTIPKIYGSNKKIHPGRHTEVKRSWRRGKTKV from the coding sequence ATGGCAAGAGTTATTCCACCAGCAAAAAAGAAGCGACTTGCAAAGCTTGGACGACAAACAAGATGGGCTCCATTTTGGACAATCCCAAAGATCTACGGATCTAATAAAAAAATCCACCCGGGACGACACACAGAAGTAAAACGTTCATGGAGACGTGGTAAAACTAAAGTATAG
- a CDS encoding 30S ribosomal protein S19e, giving the protein MIYDIDQQKLIIAASAELKNHIEMPEWALYAKTGPHRETMPKNPDWWYIRAASILRMCYKEGPVGVSKLRTRYGGRQNRGYKPDKFTRAGGKVIRAILQQLETAKLVKQHTVGTHKGRITTPAGISILAKAAKTVGKAIKTSKPVTKPSPKPAKEEAKAEKPKAEDKAEKQEATKEEKTAKQESKQEVKAEQQKTTAKPDTEADKPNTEKQKTDRGAK; this is encoded by the coding sequence ATGATATACGACATAGATCAGCAAAAGCTCATTATTGCGGCTAGCGCTGAATTAAAAAACCATATAGAAATGCCGGAGTGGGCACTGTATGCAAAAACAGGACCACATAGAGAAACTATGCCTAAAAATCCTGACTGGTGGTACATCCGAGCAGCATCCATTCTGCGAATGTGCTATAAAGAAGGACCAGTAGGGGTAAGCAAACTTCGAACCCGATACGGGGGAAGACAAAACAGAGGCTATAAACCTGATAAATTTACACGAGCAGGCGGAAAAGTAATTCGCGCAATTCTGCAACAACTCGAAACAGCAAAACTTGTTAAACAACATACTGTTGGCACACACAAAGGACGCATCACCACACCTGCAGGCATAAGCATTCTAGCAAAAGCAGCAAAAACAGTTGGCAAAGCAATCAAAACAAGCAAACCAGTAACTAAACCTTCGCCAAAGCCAGCTAAAGAAGAAGCAAAAGCTGAAAAGCCAAAAGCAGAAGACAAAGCTGAAAAGCAAGAAGCTACAAAGGAAGAAAAAACTGCAAAACAAGAAAGCAAACAAGAAGTAAAAGCTGAACAGCAGAAAACTACTGCAAAGCCTGACACTGAAGCAGATAAGCCGAACACAGAAAAGCAGAAAACTGATAGAGGGGCTAAGTAA
- the xth gene encoding exodeoxyribonuclease III produces MEIHSWNVNGLRAVAKKGFDKYLLEYNPDVLCIQETKAQIDNLEEHHTDIGDYYSYFFSAQKKGYSGVAIYTKQKPLAVIKGIGIEKFDDEGRVLMLEFEQCFVASVYTPNAQHGLLRMDYRLEFEKELRAFAKKMSKIKPIFICGDLNVAHNEIDIKNAKPNMGNPGFTLEERGAFTQLLSEGFVDTFRTLHPDAIEYSWWSYRFSARARNIGWRIDYVVTSKESLKYVKEAFILPEVLGSDHCPVGVKVKF; encoded by the coding sequence ATGGAAATACATTCTTGGAACGTGAACGGTCTTCGGGCAGTTGCTAAAAAAGGTTTTGATAAGTATTTGTTGGAGTATAATCCAGACGTTTTATGCATTCAAGAAACGAAAGCTCAGATTGATAACCTTGAGGAACATCACACAGATATTGGTGATTATTATTCATACTTTTTCTCTGCACAAAAGAAAGGTTATAGTGGTGTTGCCATCTATACTAAACAGAAACCACTAGCAGTTATAAAAGGAATTGGTATTGAGAAGTTTGATGATGAAGGCAGAGTGTTGATGCTGGAATTTGAGCAATGCTTTGTTGCAAGTGTTTATACGCCAAACGCGCAACACGGACTTCTTCGCATGGACTATCGACTCGAGTTTGAAAAAGAACTTCGAGCGTTTGCTAAAAAAATGAGCAAGATAAAACCAATATTTATTTGTGGTGATCTTAATGTTGCACATAACGAAATAGATATTAAGAATGCAAAACCAAATATGGGCAACCCAGGATTTACTCTTGAAGAGCGAGGAGCTTTTACGCAGTTGCTTTCTGAAGGATTTGTCGATACATTCCGAACGCTACATCCCGATGCCATCGAATATAGCTGGTGGTCATACCGCTTTAGCGCTCGAGCACGCAACATTGGTTGGCGTATTGATTATGTTGTGACTAGTAAAGAATCTTTGAAATACGTAAAAGAAGCATTTATTCTACCAGAAGTATTGGGAAGCGATCACTGCCCAGTTGGCGTGAAAGTAAAATTCTAA